CTTAATTGTAATATCATTCAGACCGAGAAATGAAAGTGGAAAGCGGTGGAGTTATGTTATTTACAGCACAGCAGATTCAAACCATAAGAGAACAAGCGCTTGGGATGGACAAGCGTCGACAAGTAACACCCGAAGTGTTGGCAGCAATATATGATCATCGTTTGTTTCATTTGTTTGTGCCCGATGAGCTTGAAGGAAGAATGACATCGCTGCCGGAGGCTGCGCGCATTTTTCAGGAGAGTGCCAGGATCGACGGCAACCTGGGATGGCTGGTTACGATTGGTGCAGGTGGAGGATTCTTCGCTGCGCTGATGAGCCGGGAGGTGAGCCGCCGCGTATTCGCGCACCGCGAAGCGGTGATTGCGGGCAGCGGGATGCCAACAGGTACGGCAAGACAGGTAGATGGCGGATATATTGTGAACGGCAGCTGGAAGTATTGCAGCGGTTCTACCTATGCTACGACCTTTACGGCCAATGCAGTTATTGAACCGGCTTCCACGGTACAAGATGCAGCTGATGTACCGAATGCGGACCAGGACGAGTCTCATATTCGATCCTTTATTCTGAATCCTGATCAAATCGAGATTCTGGAGGATTGGAATGCCTTCGGACTGCGGGCAACGGCGAGTCATACGATATCTGCTGTGGAGGCGTTCGTGCCGGTGGAGATGACGTTCTCCCTTACGGAAATCCAAGCGTATGAGAACGAAACGATCTATCAATATCCTTCCTGCCGTTTGCCCAAGTATCTTTTGCTGGCGTCGCAGCGGGCATCGCCGAGCATTTCCTTGAGGCCGCGGAATCGCTTGCGACACAGCGAGGAAGCTCTTCTCATGTGTTCAGCAAGCTGGAGGAGCGTAAGGCTGCTTTGGAGCTATCTGTTTCGGATTTTTATAAAACGGTGGAAAGCTCATGGGAGGAGCTGCTGCGTAATGGTGAAATATCAAATGCAACGGAAGTAGAGGTAACCGCCCGCAGCATAGCAGCAGCCCAAACCGCGTTATCCTGCGGCCAGCAGATGTTCCCGCTGTTGGGTTTATCCGCTGCGATGGAAGACGCCGATATCAATCGCTGCTGGAGGGATCTTCAGACGGCATGCTCGCATTCGCTGCTAAGAAACTTCTGATGGAGAAAAAAACCATGAGCTGCATACCAAGCAGCTCATGGTTTTTATGTTTCGGCATTGCCAGAGATATCTACATTCGCTTCATTTGATAGGATTTTATTTCGCTTATTCGTTAAACCAGGAAATAACGCTGCGATAAAGGCAGGTGGGAGGATGGGGCGCTTGTCAGCCTCTCGCCGTTAACGGTTACCGCATAAGTCACCGGATCGACCATAATTTCTGGTGTCTCACCATTGTGAACCAGATCGGCCTTTCTTACGGTTCGGCAGTTTCGAACAGGCAGTAGCTGTTTGCGCAATCCTAATGGATCAAGCGTACCCAGCTGCAGGGAGGACTGGGAAACGAATGTTGCGCTTAGTGCAGCCTGCGCTCCGCCATAGCTGCCGAACATCGGCCGATACATATAAGGCTGTGGTGTAGCGATGGAAGCGTTCGGATCGCCCATGACCGCGTGTACAATCATGCCGCTCTTCAGTACGATCTCCGGCTTGGCTCCGAAGAAGGCGGGTTTCCAGAGTACGAGGTCGGCCATTTTTCCGACTTCGATGGAGCCAACGTAATCGGATATGCCATGGGTCATGGCAGGGTTAATGGTGTATTTGGCGATGTAGCGCTTGATTCGGAAATTGTCCGATTTCGTATCAGATCCTAGCGAACCGCGCTGTTGTTTCATTTTGTCCGCCGTTTGCCATGTACGGATAGCGACTTCACCAACACGGCCCATCGCTTGTGAATCGGAGCTGGTCATGCTGATTGCGCCAATGTCATGGAGAATATCTTCAGCCCCAATGGTCTCTGCCCGGATCCTTGATGCGGCAAAGGCAACATCCTCCGGAATACGCGGATCAAGATGATGGCAAATCATCAGCATATCCAGATGTTCGTCAACCGTATTTACCGTATAGGGCATGGTCGGACTGGTCGAGGAAGGGAGGACATTCGGCATGGATGCTACCCGCAGCAGATCAGGGGCGTGACCGCCTCCCGCACCCTCGGTATGATAGGTATGAATCGCCCGGCCGTTAAAGGATCGCAAGCTGTCTTCAACAAAACCCGCTTCATTCAGCGTATCGGTATGGATGTTAACCTGCACATCCAGTTCTTCGGCAACATTTAGACATTTGTCAATCACATAGGGCGTGCTGCCCCAGTCTTCGTGAATTTTGAGTCCGGCCGCACCTGCATGGACTTGTTCCGCCAGCGCTTCCGGACGGCTGCTATTCCCGCGGCCCAGAAAAACCATATTTATCGGAAGAGCATCCGTCGCCTGCAGCATCCGCTGCAGATTCCATACCCCGGAAGTACAATTGGTTGCCAGAGTTCCCGTAGCAGGCCCGGTGCCTCCCCCAACAAAGGTAGTGACACCGCTTTGGAGCGCGATTTCGACTTGCTGTGGACTAATGAAGTGCACATGCGAATCCACACCGCCAGCTGTTACGATCATGTTCTCGGCGGAGATAACTTCGGTGCCCACACCGATAATCATACCTTCGGTGACCCCATCCATCATGAGTGGATTTCCCGCTTTTCCGATACCGCAGATGAACCCGTCCTTGATCCCGATATCCGCTTTAACAATTCCCCAAGTATCGATAATGATGGCATTCGTAATGACCAGATCCAGTGCGCCTTCCGCGCGGGTCGCGAGGGGATGCTGCCCCATGCCGTCACGTATCACTTTACCGCCGCCAAACACACATTCATCCCCGTAGACGGTATAATCCTTCTCGATCTCAAGCCAGAGGGAGGTGTCGGCCAGCCTAACCCGATCCCCAATTGTTGGCCCGTACATGCTGGCATAGGTAGCACGATCAATTGTTGTCATAAGCTCACCACCCCATTGATTTTTCCGTTCGTTAACCCTGCAAAACCGTGAATCTCCTGGGTGCCGCCAATTTGAACAAGTGTGACCTCCAAGGTTTCCCCGGGTTCGAACCTGGTCGACAATCCGGAAGCAATATCTAGCCTGTATCCCTGCGTGCCGTTCCGCTCGAATAACAAGGCGGGATTACATTCGTAAAAATGGAAGTGCGACCCTACCTGAATCGGTCGGTCTCCACTGTTGGTGACTTCACGCGTAATGCGAGGGCGGCTGGGTACCAGCTCAATCGGCTCATCTCGCAGGTCGTATTCGCCTGCAATAATGCCGGTTGCGTCTGACGCGCCTTGAATCGGGTCATGAACGCTGACCAGCTTGGTACCATCCACAAAGGTGGCTTCGACCTGGACTTCCCTAAGCAAGTGGGCGACGCCGTCCATCACTTGATCCGCTGACAGCACATGACGCGCTTCTTCCATTAATTCGGCTACAGACTTACCATCACGAGCTCCTTCAACAACATAACCTGAAATGAGTGCGGCCGCTTCAGGGTAGTTCAATTTCAACCCGCGGGCTAACCGTTTCTGCGCTAATTCCGACGCGAGGAAAAGCAATAATTTGTCTCTTTCCTGGTAAGTGAGATGCATCCTGGCCACTCCTTCACATTGTATTTGTTAGAATACTTTACACACCGAGTGGTGTTTATAAAGATAGTGATGCATAATGGTGTTTATTTTGGATAAATGTAGCACTACCCAAATAAATAGTCAATATTAATGTGAGATATTATTACATTGACTTCACTTCACGAACAAATTTACTCCAAGCGGGATAGAGGATTTCTTAATAAGCACACAAAAAAGACCCTATTCGGGCCCTTCACAATTTATCGAAACTTGCCATAATCTTTAATATGCACTTCAACCAAACATTCCACCGGCAGCTTCTGAAGCTCCTGTCGCCAGTTCATCTTTTTCCATTGCGCGTAACCAACACGGTTACGGACAACCGTTCCTATTCCGAGGCTATCTACCTGATGCTGTTTCATGAGCGTAATGATGCGATCGCCTTTTTTCGAAATATATTTACTGATCCGCTTCTCCAGCTCATGCCGTTCCCGATCATTGCTCAACCTGGCATCGCCGATGTATTCCAGAACAGTGCCGGTCACTTTAATATGATACGTCACTTTGTCAACGCCCTGAGCTCCACGGGTGACTTTCACTTTACGTGAGCTGATCAATGAACTGAACATGACGTTTTCCTTCGTGTCACCGGGCTCCGCTAGTTCAATATTTATTTGGCCATCTCTGAATTTGCCTTTCAGAAAAGCGAAGATCAATGCATCCTGAGGTTCGATCTTCGTTACATAACGATCATCTCGAAATAATGCGATTCCATTCGTTGTAATGTAATTATTCTCATGCTTCTTAATAATCGGAGCAACGGGGTCTACACCCTGATCGAAAAAATCCCTGGCAAAGCTGAATAAAGTTACCTTTGGAATTGTCTGCCCCAGTGCTTCTTTTTCAAGCAGCATGTCGATATATCGCCCTGTACGCGGATGCTGCCTGTAATCGTCGATCAATAGCTCGCCTGCATGTCCTTCAACCACACTCACTTTGACCTGTGATGAAATGGAGGGATCTCTGAACAAGGTGTCCAGATGTCCATGAAGTCCATTTTTCGCCATCGAAAGGCCGAACAATACGTTGCGGATTTGTCCGCTTACCAGCAGCATCCCCGTTCTCCTGGACATGATCATTTTCGCTTCTTTGCTGCTCTCGGCGGTCGCCGTCAATACCTCCCGTTTAGCGGTGGTTTCCGGATCCGCTTGGGGAATCGAGACCGAGATGGCTAGCTTGCCATCCGGCAGCAAATCATAACTGGTGGTCTGGATGAAACCCAGATCTTCCAGAATCCGCTGATCTCCGCAACCTGATAGAGGGATGATACACAGCAGGAGGAGCAAGCATGTACATTTTTTTAACATATCACATCACGCTGCCTTTTTTCGCCGCTGCCATAGCAGCAGAATGATTAGTATCACCGGTACAATATAGGCGAATCCGATCTGGATATAACCCAGATACAAAATCCATTCTCGGATGGTATTCAATACGGTTGGAATGTAGGATATGAGCAAGGCAAAAAGAATGATAAAGAAATAGTGAACATTGATTTTGATCTTCGGGAAAACTCGTTGGGTGCTCTCACCGGCTGCCCAAAAGTAAAGGACGAGGGTGATGATGGTGGTGAACAGAAAGAAGCCGTAGAAGAGATTCTCAATTCGCTCCATGAACGGCAGCTTGATATAAGCCAATAAATCGAGTAATGGAAACAACATAACCTTCAGCATATCGCTGCCAATGACTCCGAACGAGACAAAACCCAAGAGAACGTAGGATACTGTACGAATAAGATGACCGTAAATAACGGCCCTGAACAATTTCGTCTTCTTATCGGTGTAGGGAAAGAATAGTAAACACAGCTCATATCCCATAAATGCCAAATAGATATGAAAGAATCCTTCGGTCATATTGTAGCTGTCTTGAAAAATATAAGGCGTTAATCGCTCGAATCTGAATTCCCCAGAGTAGTAAATAAGCAGCAAACTCATCCAAATGGTGCACCAGAAGTAAACGGTCGAAGCCTTGGAGATGTTATAGAGCCCTTTGGTCAGCAGCATAAAGGCTAGAACATCGATCGCAATCTTGAACACCATCGGGTCGGTTGTCGGGAAGGCAAACATCTGAAAGATCAGCACATATTCCTTGGCAACGAGACAGCCGATTAGTGCCCATACCATGCTAAAAGCCAGATAGAAGGGGACCAGGATGAACTTGGGAATGCTTTTCTCCAGTATTTCAAAGATCGACTGACCTTTGCCCAGCCGATACACCCAATACATTAGGTAAATATTGAGACAGACCAGAATGGATATCGGGATCACAACAAGCCAGCCATTTGTCCCGAAATACTGGGCTTCGATCTGCGCGATGCTGAATACGTAGACGCCCGTTTGAATCATATAGATGAGGATCGCTGTATGAAATTGGGATAGTTTTTCTTTCAATTGTCCTCACCTCTTCATTTTTAACTTCACTTTGTTTCTCGCTCTAACTTGAGTCGGCCGCTTGGCCAGGGTGGAAAAAGGAAATCTCATAAATACGTCTTTCCAGTCATAGGGCTCAAAAGGAGCAATTGGCGACAAATAAGAGCTGCCAATACTTGTCAAACCGCTAAGGTGAACGACGATATACGCCAGTCCAAAGGCCAAACCCAGATTGCCCCAAAATCCTGCCATAATAATGAGTCCGAATCGGAGCAGGCGAAAAGAAGCGCTCATGACATAATTGGGAATAACAAAGGAGGCAATTGCTGAGGAAGCGACGGCGATAATCAGAATGTTACTGGTTAATCCTGCCTGCACGGCAGCTTGTCCTATGACGATACCGCCTACGATACCGATGGTCTGGCCGATCTTGGTGGGCAGTCTGGCCCCGGCTTCCCTCAGAAGTTCAATGGTTGTCTCCATCAGAAGCGCTTCAAAGATCGGGGGGAAAGGCACTCTGCTTCTGGACTCGGTTAATGTCAGGAGTAGATTCTGTGGAATCATTTCATAGTGAAATGAGGTCACCGACACGTAAAGGGCCGTCAATGTCACCGTGATGATGAGCGCTGCAAACCTCAGGAACAAGGTCGCTGTACCAATGCTCCACCTCTGGTAATAATCATCGGAGGATGAGAAGAACTCAAAAAAGTTGACCGGAGCGCTGAAGGCAGTCGGACTCCCGTCCATAATCCCGACGACTCGACCTGAAACCAGCTTGGATGCAATCGTATCCGGGCGCTCGGTGGTCAGAAATTGGGCGAAGATCGAATACGGAGCATCATCAATACACTGAATAAGCATATTCGTATCATGTATAGCATCGATTTCAATATCCTTAATTCGCTTTATCACTTCATTTACGTACTTCTCATTCGTGATGTCCTTGATGTACAGAACATAGACATCTGATTTCGTGACTTCTCCCACGGAAAGTTTAATGACTTTGAGATGAGAACTCTGAACTCTCTTTCGAATTAAAGACAGATTCGTATAAGCCTGTTCGGTAAACGCCTCGTGCGGCCCGATAATGATGGATTCCGTTTCGGATTCTGCAACCGTACGGGACACCGGGAATATGACATCGATCATGAATGCATTTTCCTCATAAAAGATAGCCGCCATGCCGCTAAGAATGCCTTCAACGCATTTTTTGGTATCCACTATTGGTTTAAACTGGGATTGTTCCGTTAACAACGCAAGCGGCTCTTCAGCGGTTAACACAGGGGGGAGCAGATCACGTTCCAGCCGATCCTCATTGACTAAATGACTGAAATACAAAACTTGCAGACGTTCATTAATATAGGATTTATGGACAAAATCGGCGGCATGATCAAATTGATCGATGATATGCTGCAGTGTCAGCGTTGCTCCCTCCTGAGGATGAGGGTCCTGTTGATTTTCTTGAGCCGGACCTTTATCGGCATGCTCATGGTTGACCAGAAAGATGGATTTTAACCTCTGCTTTATTCCCACGTCTTTACACCTCGGATTCCTGCATAGTCTGTCATAGTGTGCGTACTTTGCCCTGGATCTATCCAACGAATCCCATATCGAATTAGGAAGACCGTTAGCGGGAATCTTAGGCTTGAGAGACGAAGCGAGAGTTTATCTAGAGGTGTAAAGAGGAGGTTTACTATGCTGGGCAGTATCTTAATGGCCGGGGTTATATCGCTTGGGATTAGCCCTGATCATGATCAAGTGATTAACAAACTTCAGGATGCTTATGATCAGCAGGGCATCTTTGAATCCGGTGGTGAGCTTGTGGAGGAGGCAGTGAGGGCGTGTGCGAAACATTTCGGTACAGCCGTCTACTTACCGCCGCAGTTGCCGCCCGTCGCTTTCACGCATCAGTATGGCCGCTGTTATGACATGGATGGGGGATTGGACGAGCATTTGGAGATTCATTATCTTAACCGATATAAACTTGATAATGACTACAAAATCGAATTATATCCGCTCGAGAATAAACAGCAGTTGAAACATCTATCATTTCAGGAATCGATGCTGACAGATCATACACCCGCAAAGTTTTACAAGGGGCCGACCAATACGCTGCAACTGTTCGTATTCGAAAAGGGGAACTGGCAATACCTTTTAACTTCTGCAAATGGCGCTTCTTCAGAAATCAGGCAGCAGGAATTGACAGAAATTGCAGAGTCCTTGATCCATGCGGTGAACAGCAAAGACCCTGCTTACGCCACGTGGGGAACTCTTGCCGTCACGGAAGCAAAGCGTAAATATAATATGGATGTAGTGGACTACCTCTATATGGGAAGAACCACGATCTCTAGTGAAATGGCGGAGGAGAAGTTTAAACTTTGGCTTAAGGAGGGGGCTCGTGAATTCGGCGTATATGTAACCGTTGCGTTTCATCCAACAACCCATCAGTTCATATCGATTCGGTACGAGGAAATCTAGCCGGAGAAATGAGCTTGTTAGCAGGAATAAACACGATTTCCTGAAAGAGAATCACGGTTGCTTTTTTATGAAAGTCGTGTTTTCCTGCTGTTCAGACGCATACATATGGTGTACCATATTTGGTGAAACTTGCCTCCGTGATTTCTACATTTTGCGCCAGTAATAGTGGTTTAGGAGTGATTCGCTTTGTCTTTTATAGTACTTAAGCTCCTATTTGTTCCATTGATATCGGTTTTTATTATGGTGTCATCGGTTTATCTTGGATATCAAACGTCAATCCCTATGATGCTGCTCACGGCATCGTTACTGTATGCATCCGTTATTTTTGATCGAAAGTTCGAATGGCTTCGCAATATTCAATTTCTCTTTCTCGGGGCGTTTCATTTTGTCAGCCATTTGAATTGGTGTATCTTGTTGTATTACATACTCATCATCAACCTCATTCATAAAAAAGAGCGTTTCATAGAATCGTTGCCGCTGTGCCTTCTTATGATCCTTCAGTATTCCATCATTCGTCTGACTTATGTGCCGATTACAAAGTACAACATACTGGTCGCTGTATTTGATTGTTTGTCTTCCTTTGTCATCGTGGTTTCTTTTCACTTTGTAAACTTTCTCGAATCGGAGAAGAAGAAGTTATATAAGCAAAACGATTATTTGACCTATCACGATCCCTTGACGGGGCTTCTGAATTATGATGGATATTTGCATAAAGTCCAGCATCTTGTTGAGTTGAACAAGCCTTTCCAGTTGGTGCTGCTCGACATCAACAACTTTAAATCGTTAAATGCGAAGGACATCTCCACAGCCAATGAGATTCTGATCAACTTCTCTCGTGCGCTGCGCAAGCTGTTCCTGAGCGATATGCTGGCAGCCTCCCGATATGCAGGGGATCGCTTTGCTGTGCTGCTCCCCGAGCATGTCAACATCGACAGCAGCCTGTTCAATTTTGAAAGTATCGGCGTACAGGTGACCTATAGCATCACTTGTTACCCGCACGAAGCCTTAACTTATCAAGAGATGATCAGCACGGCAGAAGACCGGATATTTCAAATGCGGCGAAATTCCTGGATGCGAGGCCAGGAGGAAATGATCCGAACGGAAAAGATGAAGATGGTTGGGGAATTGGCTGCCGGAATGGCCCATGAAATTCGGAATCCGCTTACCTCTATTAAAGGCTTCATCCAACTCTCCAAAAATCAAGGTTATAACATTCAGCCGTGGTATGAGGTCATTATGGGGGAAATCACGCGGGTAGGGGAGCTGACGGCAGAATTTTTGCACTTTTCCAAGCCGCATGCCAGCAATATGAGGGTTGAATCCCTAACGGATTGTTTGACCCGGGTCTATTCCTTGTGTGAATCCGAAGCAGCTTCGCGCGGTCATTTGTTTAGGCTGGACTTAAGTGATGAGCCGATTCAGATTGTCATGGACCGTGATAAGATCATTCAGGTGCTTATCAACCTGATCCGTAATTCTTTTCAAGCGATGGAGCACACCGGTACTGTCCGACTCTCGCTCAGGGCGGAAGAACGAATGGCTGTTGTGGAAGTTGAGGATACCGGAAAAGGCATTCCCGATGAAAATCTGGTCAAGATTTTTGATCCGTTCTATACAACCAAAGAAGAAGGGACCGGCCTTGGGCTGTCCCTGTGTCAAAAAATTGTAGAGGACCATGGCGGCAGAATAACGGTTCACAGCGAGCTAGGGATCGGCACGACGTTTACCTTGCGGATTCCACTGGCTTAGAAAATTTGGATGGCAATCGACCGAAATATATCCTATGATAGGATAGTTGTATAGCAAATCCAACATGGTTTTGCAAAAATTTATACTCATGCATCAATGTGTTGCAAGAAAGGAAGTAACAGATCGTATGTCGATGTCCACGAAAGAAGCCGGTTCAACCATGGTTCTATCTCGCAGGAAGAGGCTTCAGTTTGCCTTGATTCTCGGATCTCTTTCGGCTTTCGGGCCACTTTCCGTTGATATGTATTTACCTGCACTTCCTAAACTCTCCGAGAGTTTGGGATCGCCAGCATCGTTGGCCCAATTAAGCCTGACGGCATTTCTACTTGGTCTTGCACTAGGACAGCTTGTAGCAGGCCCACTCAGCGATATTCGGGGGAGAAGAGCACCACTCATCATATCCTTGATAATTTATTCGATTACCTCTTTGCTGTGTGCGTTTGCCCCAAGTATATGGGTTCTGGTTGCGCTTCGATTTGTACAGGGAGCAAGTGGAGCAGCCGGTATTGTCATATCCAGGGCTGTCGTCCGGGATTTATACACCGGTTCGGAGCTGACCAAGTTTTTTACATTGCTGATGCTGATCAATGGTTTGGCACCCATTATCGCTCCAGTATTCGGTGCGTTTATCCTTAATTTTGTCTCTTGGCGGGGGGTTTTTGTTGTCCTGTTCCTGATTGGACTGCTTATGCTGCTCGCGGTATGGTTTGGTCTTCCGGAAACGCTCAATCGGGAGAAAAGGGCCAATGGAGGGATCAAACAAACCTTCCGTACCTTCGGTACGCTGATTCGGGACCGCGTATTTGTCGGTTATGCGCTCTCTCAAGCGTTCGTATCAGCCGCGATGTTTGCGTATATCTCAGGGTCACCATTCGTGCTGCAGGATATCTTCGGCGTATCCCCTCAAATGTACAGCCTGTTCTTTGCCGTTAATGGGGTTGGCATTGTGCTGTTCTCTCAAATCACGGGTAGATTGGCCTCTCGCACAGGGGAGTCCAAATTGTTGACAACGGGTCTCATCATTGCGGCCTTTGGCGGGACTTCGCTGTTCGCGATCACCTGGCTTGGCGGCGGACTGCTGCTGATTGCCCCGATGTTATTCCTGATTGTTTCTGCCGTCGGCATGGTCAGTGCAACGACAACATCACTGGCGATGCAGAAGCAAGCAGCCCATACATCAGGCAGTGCGTCCGCGCTTCTTGGATTACTGCCTTTGCTATTAGGCGCAGCCGCAAGTCCACTGGTGGGCCTGGGAGACGGAACGACTGCTGCACCTATGGGAACGGTCATCGGGATTGCAGAATTACTGGCTGTAAGCTCGTTCCTGTTCCTTGTTATGCCCTTTAGTCATAGGAAAGAGACGCCGGTCTCCTTGTAAAATAAAGACAGAACATATAAAGAAACTCGCACATACATGGTGCGGGTTTCTTTGGTTTATAAAACAATCTGAATGAATTACCTGTAATGCAATCATAATACCAGAGAGTAAACGAAACCGGACATATCACACGTAAACCGAAAGTAGAGAAAAACATAAAGATAAAGCAGGTGAACCAGCTTGAGATGGATGTCAGTCTTCGGTCTATTGTTTATGCTCCTGCAAGGGGATGAACCGGAAAACAACAACTTAATGATAACGCAAGAAGGCAAAGTCATGGCCAGCGTGAGCCGAAGCGAACATGCACTTGATGTATTCCCGCTGCTGGATATGGATAAATACAATCAATGGGTGGATGCGCTTGATCGGAAAACCTATCTGGAAGCCAGGAATGCCCGGATTGGCAGCAGCGGCCAAATCATTCCGGGGCAGAATGGTCATAGACTGGATCGACGCAAACTGTTGGAACGATATTATTCGTATTGGTACGGGACTGGGGGCGCTACCGTCGAAGCGCCGAGGTATCCGATTTATCCGAAGGTGGATACCGAGCTTCTTGCCTCCATTCGGGTTAAACCGATAGGTTACTATGTCACCTATTTTAATTCCAACAACAAAAATCGTTCCCATAATATAGCATTAGCTGCCCAGGCGATTGACAGTGCAGTCGTGTTCCCCGGAGAAACCTTCTCATTTAATCAGGTGGTTGGCATGAGAACAGTGGACAGAGGTTACAGACGTGCCGGCGTTATCGTCAGAGGTGAGTTATCAGAGGGAGTAGGAGGAGGGATCTGTCAGGTTTCTTCTACATTGTATAACGCCATTGATCGTGCAGGCTTGCAGATTGTAAAGCGTTACTCTCACAGCCGGAACGTCCCTTATGTGCTGCCGGGGCGCGATGCTACGGTGAGCTGGGGAGGTCCGGATTTTGTTTTTGAGAACGCCTATAATCAGCCTATCCTCATCCGGGCATTCGGTAATGGAGGAAGAATGACCGTTGCCATCTACTCTTCCGAACTCATAGAATATAAGCCGCGCAATGTACCAAGCATATCTAACATGCTGCCGGAGGAGACGAGTGACACCAAGCACAATCCGGTAAACGGTGATTAATCCAAGGCTTGGAGGATGGATGCAGCAGGTCGCGGGCGCGCCGACTTATACCATTGCATACACAGCCAAAACACTAGAATGAGCTCAATCGCGTCGCCGCCGTAATACATCAGCATTCCGCCGAGCTTGGCCTGTTCCGAAGGGACGCCGTCTGGCGGATGGGCGTATATGTATTTGGAGAGGATTCCATGTCCGGCAATGGCGATGACCAGGATGATCGCACGAGCCTGGAAGCTGTGACGGTGCGGAGCCACATCTACGTAAATCATAGATACCGTAAATATATATCCGGCTGCAAAAACATGAAAATGAACCACGATATGAAGCAAAAGACTATGATGCATATCCATGAATAGGCCGGTTGTGTACAGGACCCATAGTCCACCAATATTCAACAAGGCCGCTACCGCTGGATGAGCAACGATTTGAGCTGGCTTGCTCTTCAGCAAACGAGCGATCCGTCTTGCGAATAGTAATGGGGTAGACCTGAGCAGCAGCGTCATCGGAGTGGAGAATGCAAT
This Paenibacillus sp. JZ16 DNA region includes the following protein-coding sequences:
- a CDS encoding VanW family protein translates to MSVFGLLFMLLQGDEPENNNLMITQEGKVMASVSRSEHALDVFPLLDMDKYNQWVDALDRKTYLEARNARIGSSGQIIPGQNGHRLDRRKLLERYYSYWYGTGGATVEAPRYPIYPKVDTELLASIRVKPIGYYVTYFNSNNKNRSHNIALAAQAIDSAVVFPGETFSFNQVVGMRTVDRGYRRAGVIVRGELSEGVGGGICQVSSTLYNAIDRAGLQIVKRYSHSRNVPYVLPGRDATVSWGGPDFVFENAYNQPILIRAFGNGGRMTVAIYSSELIEYKPRNVPSISNMLPEETSDTKHNPVNGD
- a CDS encoding multidrug effflux MFS transporter encodes the protein MSMSTKEAGSTMVLSRRKRLQFALILGSLSAFGPLSVDMYLPALPKLSESLGSPASLAQLSLTAFLLGLALGQLVAGPLSDIRGRRAPLIISLIIYSITSLLCAFAPSIWVLVALRFVQGASGAAGIVISRAVVRDLYTGSELTKFFTLLMLINGLAPIIAPVFGAFILNFVSWRGVFVVLFLIGLLMLLAVWFGLPETLNREKRANGGIKQTFRTFGTLIRDRVFVGYALSQAFVSAAMFAYISGSPFVLQDIFGVSPQMYSLFFAVNGVGIVLFSQITGRLASRTGESKLLTTGLIIAAFGGTSLFAITWLGGGLLLIAPMLFLIVSAVGMVSATTTSLAMQKQAAHTSGSASALLGLLPLLLGAAASPLVGLGDGTTAAPMGTVIGIAELLAVSSFLFLVMPFSHRKETPVSL
- a CDS encoding ATP-binding protein; protein product: MSFIVLKLLFVPLISVFIMVSSVYLGYQTSIPMMLLTASLLYASVIFDRKFEWLRNIQFLFLGAFHFVSHLNWCILLYYILIINLIHKKERFIESLPLCLLMILQYSIIRLTYVPITKYNILVAVFDCLSSFVIVVSFHFVNFLESEKKKLYKQNDYLTYHDPLTGLLNYDGYLHKVQHLVELNKPFQLVLLDINNFKSLNAKDISTANEILINFSRALRKLFLSDMLAASRYAGDRFAVLLPEHVNIDSSLFNFESIGVQVTYSITCYPHEALTYQEMISTAEDRIFQMRRNSWMRGQEEMIRTEKMKMVGELAAGMAHEIRNPLTSIKGFIQLSKNQGYNIQPWYEVIMGEITRVGELTAEFLHFSKPHASNMRVESLTDCLTRVYSLCESEAASRGHLFRLDLSDEPIQIVMDRDKIIQVLINLIRNSFQAMEHTGTVRLSLRAEERMAVVEVEDTGKGIPDENLVKIFDPFYTTKEEGTGLGLSLCQKIVEDHGGRITVHSELGIGTTFTLRIPLA
- a CDS encoding cytochrome c oxidase assembly protein, producing MVSNHSFDHGAGMSGASVSWTSWDLFIGGLIFAFLILLYMVAARVSNRNYRTWPVYRYLCWVAGMLCVGLPLIGPLARLAPTNFTIHMLGHLLLGMLGPLLIAFSTPMTLLLRSTPLLFARRIARLLKSKPAQIVAHPAVAALLNIGGLWVLYTTGLFMDMHHSLLLHIVVHFHVFAAGYIFTVSMIYVDVAPHRHSFQARAIILVIAIAGHGILSKYIYAHPPDGVPSEQAKLGGMLMYYGGDAIELILVFWLCMQWYKSARPRPAASILQALD